A single window of Treponema denticola ATCC 35405 DNA harbors:
- a CDS encoding Rpn family recombination-promoting nuclease/putative transposase — translation MKRLFKVTLRNDYAFKRVFGVEENKDVLQDLLECILDIPSEDIADLELLDKELHKDLISDKTGVLDVKLRLKNNTIIDIEIQNRWNSEFVQRTIFYWAKMYTENLKTGEVYTKLPRCITINIVGEGFDLNNLIHSEYNVVEKHINDRLSDELEIHFLNLAKIKEQQENIEQDEKKKKLYSWLKFIETDDGEVRNMLAENSEMMAKANTTINIMEMSPKEKWLYENRMKYEHDKASWKHMGYQEGILQGEINGRKEGIKQGAYQTKLETARNLFRLGLSIENIAEVTGLSKEEVQSI, via the coding sequence ATGAAGCGACTATTTAAGGTTACCCTCCGCAACGACTATGCATTTAAACGAGTCTTCGGAGTGGAAGAAAACAAAGATGTTCTTCAGGATTTACTGGAATGTATATTAGACATTCCGTCTGAAGACATCGCAGACTTGGAACTTCTGGATAAGGAGCTCCATAAGGATTTAATAAGCGACAAAACAGGAGTTTTAGATGTGAAATTACGCCTAAAAAACAATACAATTATCGACATCGAAATTCAAAACAGATGGAATAGCGAGTTTGTTCAGCGTACTATCTTTTACTGGGCTAAAATGTATACGGAAAACTTGAAAACGGGCGAAGTATATACAAAACTGCCCAGATGTATTACAATAAATATAGTGGGTGAAGGCTTTGATTTAAATAATCTTATTCACAGTGAGTATAATGTGGTAGAAAAGCACATAAACGACAGGCTTTCCGATGAGCTTGAGATCCACTTTTTAAACTTAGCCAAAATTAAAGAACAACAAGAAAACATTGAGCAGGATGAAAAGAAAAAGAAACTTTACAGTTGGTTGAAATTTATTGAAACTGATGATGGGGAGGTGAGGAATATGTTAGCAGAAAACTCTGAAATGATGGCAAAAGCCAATACAACAATAAACATAATGGAAATGAGTCCAAAAGAGAAGTGGCTCTATGAAAACCGAATGAAATATGAACATGACAAAGCCTCTTGGAAACATATGGGTTATCAAGAGGGAATCTTGCAGGGAGAAATAAATGGCAGAAAAGAAGGCATTAAACAAGGAGCCTACCAAACTAAACTTGAAACAGCAAGAAATTTATTCCGCTTAGGGTTATCGATTGAGAATATAGCAGAAGTTACCGGCCTCAGCAAAGAAGAAGTGCAAAGCATTTGA
- the fliR gene encoding flagellar biosynthetic protein FliR has product MQPFDFILDKEPIFLLAAVRIFAILMTSPLMSMRNVSRIAKVALAGLTAFMVTPYAYPNFGNLNAFSLEYLLLLLGEGLIGVLTGFFISILFSTFSTAGQFFSFQMGFGASGVFDALAQVENPLVGQYFNFIAVLIFLRINGFQRLFLGGIMKSIEHVNCFLFLERQEELSTYLLGAVGNLFLNAMIIALPVMGTLILIHITMGLLTKAAPQMNLLSEGFPITILTAFFILALALPFFINTFEIILEKGFSDFWRLLDSLGGTK; this is encoded by the coding sequence ATGCAGCCCTTCGATTTTATCCTAGATAAAGAACCCATTTTTTTACTCGCAGCTGTCCGCATTTTTGCCATACTGATGACATCCCCTCTAATGTCAATGCGCAATGTTTCACGAATTGCAAAGGTTGCTCTTGCAGGCTTAACTGCATTTATGGTAACCCCCTATGCCTATCCCAACTTCGGAAATCTAAACGCCTTCAGTCTTGAGTATCTTCTTTTACTTCTTGGAGAAGGACTTATCGGTGTTTTAACCGGTTTTTTTATAAGCATTTTATTTTCTACATTCAGCACGGCAGGACAGTTTTTTTCGTTCCAGATGGGCTTCGGGGCGTCGGGTGTTTTTGATGCCCTAGCTCAAGTTGAAAACCCCCTCGTAGGTCAATATTTTAACTTTATTGCAGTCCTTATCTTTTTACGCATAAACGGTTTCCAACGTCTTTTTTTAGGCGGAATAATGAAGAGCATTGAGCATGTAAACTGCTTTTTGTTTTTAGAAAGGCAGGAGGAGCTTTCAACTTATCTTTTAGGAGCAGTTGGAAATCTTTTTTTAAACGCAATGATAATTGCCCTGCCTGTTATGGGAACACTAATCTTAATTCACATAACAATGGGACTTTTAACAAAGGCAGCCCCTCAGATGAATTTGTTATCGGAAGGCTTCCCCATTACTATTTTAACTGCCTTTTTTATTTTAGCCCTTGCTCTGCCTTTTTTTATAAACACCTTTGAAATTATTTTGGAAAAAGGCTTTTCGGATTTCTGGCGGCTTTTAGACAGTTTAGGGGGTACTAAATGA
- the fliQ gene encoding flagellar biosynthesis protein FliQ codes for MTTGTIVTLMREGIGIILMLSAPILVAALLVGLIVAIFQATTSIQEQTLTFVPKILTILGMIALLATWMITVLREYFVSLMNLIPQLVR; via the coding sequence ATGACTACAGGTACTATAGTTACTTTAATGCGTGAAGGTATAGGTATCATACTGATGCTTTCCGCCCCCATCTTAGTTGCAGCTCTTTTAGTAGGCTTAATTGTTGCAATCTTTCAGGCGACTACCTCTATACAGGAACAGACGCTGACCTTTGTTCCTAAAATTTTAACTATTTTAGGAATGATTGCTCTTTTGGCAACTTGGATGATTACGGTGTTAAGGGAATATTTTGTTTCTTTAATGAATTTAATTCCGCAATTGGTAAGATAA
- the flhB gene encoding flagellar biosynthesis protein FlhB, translating into MISGKSPLLYRKYFSQEDLLLNKTIGLQWFAAEDEGRTEDPTEYKIRKAREEGRVAKSQDLNAAMVVLLPVISLIIMGPYIFKSLMQVIAFFFERCTTEDVVNGTWFRIFVLYFFKTVFPITGVALISGVLGNIIQNRGFLFSTKPIQPDFKRVTPNFARFFKRALFSAEGLFNLAKSLFKVVIIGFIGYLVIKNNITKMIALLQSDFPNSIIFIAKTAAQILVYAAVALVLLSIPDYFFQKRQFSESLKMSKTEVTDEYKELEGDPMVKAQINRQMQAILQKTGIKNVPDADVVITNPTHYAVALQWKQGIMPAPMVISKGVDATAQNIKRIARENNIPTIENVPLARALYANVDLGQIIPSEYYQSLSIIFLKIYSMKEKEMLRKRWR; encoded by the coding sequence ATGATATCGGGAAAATCGCCCCTCCTTTACCGAAAATATTTTTCTCAAGAAGATCTCCTCCTCAATAAAACGATAGGCTTGCAATGGTTCGCTGCCGAAGATGAAGGCAGAACGGAAGACCCGACCGAATATAAGATACGCAAGGCCAGGGAAGAAGGAAGGGTTGCAAAAAGTCAGGACTTAAATGCTGCAATGGTTGTGCTGCTTCCCGTAATCAGCCTTATAATAATGGGGCCCTACATATTTAAATCTTTAATGCAGGTCATCGCCTTCTTTTTTGAACGCTGCACAACAGAAGATGTTGTAAACGGAACTTGGTTCAGGATTTTTGTTTTATACTTTTTTAAAACGGTTTTCCCGATAACGGGGGTAGCCCTAATTTCGGGAGTGTTGGGAAATATTATTCAAAACAGAGGCTTTTTATTTTCGACAAAACCTATTCAGCCCGATTTTAAAAGAGTTACTCCCAATTTTGCAAGGTTCTTTAAAAGAGCTCTATTTTCTGCCGAAGGGCTTTTTAATTTAGCCAAATCGCTTTTTAAGGTTGTCATTATAGGTTTTATAGGATATCTTGTTATAAAAAACAATATTACAAAGATGATAGCCCTGCTTCAATCCGATTTTCCCAATTCGATAATTTTTATAGCAAAAACGGCGGCGCAAATATTGGTCTACGCCGCAGTCGCACTAGTTCTTTTAAGTATTCCCGACTACTTTTTTCAAAAACGTCAGTTTTCGGAATCTTTAAAAATGTCAAAAACGGAAGTAACCGATGAATACAAAGAATTGGAAGGCGACCCGATGGTAAAGGCCCAAATAAACAGGCAGATGCAGGCAATCTTGCAAAAAACCGGTATAAAAAACGTTCCGGACGCCGATGTTGTTATTACAAACCCTACCCATTATGCTGTTGCTCTTCAATGGAAACAAGGCATCATGCCTGCTCCTATGGTTATATCGAAGGGAGTTGATGCAACAGCCCAAAACATAAAAAGAATTGCCCGGGAAAACAATATTCCTACGATTGAAAATGTTCCCCTAGCCCGAGCCCTTTACGCTAACGTAGATTTAGGACAGATAATTCCAAGCGAGTACTATCAATCGCTTTCGATTATTTTCTTAAAAATTTACTCGATGAAAGAAAAAGAAATGTTAAGGAAAAGATGGAGGTAA
- a CDS encoding TrmH family RNA methyltransferase → MPEIFKLYNLPQKQRCRKILRILESAETALVQNKADEFLDAFYLRSLLKIILDDLDSVSALKVQNWIEDPQEEDKRKIINFVRYELYKKLDTTPAEWDLILPNSSADEIANFRRTFFEGVYVYAEDIRTPFNIGSIFRTAESFGVEKVFLSHDCVSPDSPKAKRTAMGCTEYLPWERADLESLPDLPLIVLETGGTDISKFEFPKKGIVVIGSEELGVSPEAVKKAQGRVITIPMYGIKASINVSVAFGICMQKWCEALTAD, encoded by the coding sequence ATGCCTGAAATTTTTAAGCTTTACAATTTACCCCAAAAACAAAGATGCCGTAAAATATTGCGGATATTGGAATCGGCTGAAACTGCACTTGTTCAAAATAAGGCAGACGAATTCTTGGATGCCTTTTATCTGCGTTCTCTTTTAAAAATTATTTTAGACGATTTGGATTCTGTCTCTGCCTTAAAAGTTCAAAATTGGATTGAAGACCCTCAAGAAGAAGATAAAAGAAAAATTATCAATTTTGTCAGATACGAGCTTTATAAAAAACTTGATACGACACCTGCCGAGTGGGATTTGATTTTGCCTAACTCCTCTGCCGATGAAATTGCAAATTTCAGACGGACTTTTTTTGAAGGGGTTTATGTCTATGCCGAAGATATCCGGACGCCTTTTAACATAGGTTCGATTTTTAGAACAGCAGAATCTTTTGGAGTTGAAAAAGTTTTTTTGTCTCATGATTGTGTTTCCCCTGACAGTCCCAAGGCTAAAAGAACGGCGATGGGATGTACCGAGTATCTCCCGTGGGAGAGGGCCGATCTTGAGAGCCTTCCCGATCTTCCGCTGATTGTACTTGAAACGGGCGGCACCGATATTTCAAAGTTTGAATTCCCCAAGAAAGGAATTGTCGTTATCGGCTCGGAAGAACTGGGGGTCAGCCCCGAAGCCGTAAAAAAAGCCCAAGGACGGGTTATCACAATTCCTATGTACGGAATAAAGGCCTCGATAAACGTAAGCGTTGCCTTCGGTATCTGTATGCAAAAATGGTGTGAGGCTCTTACAGCCGATTAA
- a CDS encoding iron-containing alcohol dehydrogenase: MADFVFKLSSKVILGNYSLARIGEEVVKFGNNFMFVVDPFFEDMGLVDKVRKSLEEKNISLFVFNGFEQTADSEVIERALSLARGAHIRGVIACGDMTACAIGRAIAALYNEDKPVYRYIEGEPITAESLPLIQVPTTCCDPFLFGNSSFIVDSRNRTVNLLKIKEDLCDLVIFDSNTYAGLAPNAMTSMIFAGLCSTFEAYVSTRGSFFSETILGKAVEIFLISLDPQHEKLVGMPREELVAQAACLSAIGIAASAPGLGTAIALAAGGRYRISKSLIATILLPHVINDAISSSLSKTVAVARMLGETMLEGGDAAEVAKRGVEEIRRRLAEANLPIRLKDIDLTIESLVPVAEDAARLSFMNYSPRPLANHDIFEIIKQAF, from the coding sequence ATGGCAGATTTTGTATTTAAACTTTCATCAAAGGTTATTTTAGGTAACTATTCTCTTGCCCGCATCGGTGAAGAAGTCGTAAAATTCGGGAATAATTTTATGTTTGTGGTTGACCCTTTTTTTGAAGATATGGGTTTAGTCGATAAGGTTCGAAAATCTCTTGAAGAAAAAAATATCTCCCTTTTTGTGTTTAACGGTTTTGAGCAGACCGCCGATTCTGAGGTTATAGAAAGAGCTCTTTCATTAGCCAGAGGAGCCCATATAAGAGGCGTAATTGCCTGCGGAGATATGACTGCATGTGCCATAGGGAGGGCTATTGCCGCTCTTTATAATGAGGATAAACCCGTATACAGATATATTGAAGGAGAACCTATTACGGCAGAGTCCTTACCTCTTATTCAAGTTCCTACGACATGCTGTGATCCGTTTTTATTTGGGAATTCCAGTTTTATTGTAGATTCCAGAAATAGAACAGTAAATTTATTAAAGATAAAAGAAGATTTATGCGACCTTGTAATTTTTGATTCAAATACATATGCAGGTCTTGCGCCCAATGCAATGACTTCAATGATTTTTGCAGGTTTATGTTCTACCTTTGAAGCCTATGTTTCGACGAGGGGAAGCTTTTTTTCGGAAACTATCTTGGGAAAGGCTGTCGAGATATTTTTAATTTCCCTTGATCCTCAGCATGAAAAACTTGTCGGAATGCCCAGAGAAGAACTTGTGGCTCAAGCTGCTTGTCTTTCCGCTATCGGAATTGCGGCTTCCGCACCCGGACTTGGAACAGCCATAGCGCTTGCTGCGGGAGGAAGATATAGAATTTCAAAATCCCTTATTGCGACGATTTTACTTCCTCATGTCATTAATGATGCGATTTCTTCAAGCCTTTCAAAGACCGTTGCCGTAGCGAGAATGTTGGGTGAAACCATGCTTGAAGGCGGAGATGCTGCCGAAGTTGCAAAACGCGGCGTTGAGGAAATTAGAAGAAGGCTTGCTGAAGCTAATTTACCTATACGCTTAAAAGATATAGATTTAACTATCGAATCTCTTGTTCCTGTTGCAGAAGATGCCGCCCGCTTAAGTTTTATGAACTATAGCCCAAGGCCGCTTGCAAATCACGATATTTTTGAAATTATAAAACAGGCTTTCTAA
- the hutI gene encoding imidazolonepropionase: MTLFISDSIFSSTEKKGVDFDKAFAGYIVVENGLIQKVGKGDAPESLKSQAEKIIDARGKTITAGLVDAHTHLVHGGSREHELAMKLAGKTYLEIHASGGGIFSTVRATRAASKEELTQKALTSLDRMLIHGTTTAESKSGYGLDMETEIKCLEINSYLNKNHPIDIVSTYMGAHATPPEFKDNKEGYIKFMIEEVMPEVKKRGLAEFSDAFCEDKIFSVEETERIMKAAADLGFKLKLHADEIIPLKGAELAAKMNAHSAEHLMAISDEGITALAKSGTVAVLLPATSFFLMSPIYAPAKKMIEEGVRVALATDYNPGSSPTENLQMAMWAACYKMKLLPAQILRGVTINAAYAIDREKTIGSIEEGKQADLVIFDAPNIDFLVYHFGVNSVDQVWKKGKLVAEKGRLVYKN; the protein is encoded by the coding sequence ATGACTTTATTTATAAGCGACAGTATTTTTTCTTCTACCGAAAAAAAAGGGGTAGACTTTGATAAGGCTTTTGCCGGCTACATCGTTGTAGAAAACGGCCTCATTCAAAAGGTGGGCAAGGGAGATGCTCCCGAAAGTTTAAAAAGCCAAGCCGAAAAAATAATAGATGCACGGGGAAAGACTATTACGGCAGGGCTTGTCGATGCACACACACACTTGGTGCACGGCGGTTCACGCGAACATGAGCTTGCAATGAAACTTGCAGGAAAAACTTATCTTGAAATCCATGCAAGCGGCGGCGGTATCTTCAGCACTGTAAGAGCTACCAGAGCAGCTTCAAAAGAAGAGTTGACGCAAAAAGCTTTGACTAGCCTTGACCGAATGCTTATTCACGGTACAACCACCGCCGAATCGAAAAGCGGTTACGGCCTCGACATGGAAACCGAAATTAAGTGTCTCGAAATAAATTCTTATCTGAATAAAAACCACCCAATCGACATTGTTTCAACCTATATGGGTGCTCATGCAACCCCGCCCGAATTTAAGGACAACAAGGAAGGCTATATCAAGTTTATGATAGAAGAGGTTATGCCCGAGGTTAAAAAACGCGGCTTGGCGGAATTCTCCGATGCCTTTTGTGAAGACAAGATTTTTTCCGTAGAAGAAACCGAAAGAATAATGAAGGCCGCTGCCGACTTAGGTTTTAAGCTGAAACTTCATGCCGATGAGATTATTCCTTTAAAGGGAGCGGAGCTTGCAGCAAAGATGAATGCTCACTCAGCCGAGCACTTGATGGCTATATCCGACGAGGGCATTACGGCTCTTGCAAAATCGGGAACGGTTGCCGTTCTTCTCCCTGCGACTTCTTTCTTTTTGATGTCGCCTATTTATGCACCTGCAAAAAAGATGATTGAAGAAGGCGTAAGGGTCGCCCTTGCAACCGATTACAACCCCGGAAGCAGCCCGACAGAAAACCTGCAAATGGCCATGTGGGCTGCCTGTTATAAGATGAAACTTTTACCTGCACAGATTTTACGCGGCGTTACAATAAATGCAGCTTATGCAATAGATCGTGAAAAAACTATAGGCAGCATCGAAGAAGGAAAGCAGGCTGACCTTGTTATCTTTGATGCCCCGAATATAGATTTCCTTGTTTATCATTTCGGTGTAAATTCCGTCGATCAGGTTTGGAAAAAGGGAAAGCTTGTTGCCGAAAAGGGCCGGCTTGTTTATAAGAACTGA